In a genomic window of Gadus chalcogrammus isolate NIFS_2021 chromosome 17, NIFS_Gcha_1.0, whole genome shotgun sequence:
- the LOC130370361 gene encoding C-type mannose receptor 2-like isoform X3 has product MTTTDEWTASGKRASLTDHQTMFRVRVSAFRLIGIFMLLSMTESTSPEYHYYNQILSWSDARSFCRSKHSDLATVTSMEEAQLLAQTTAGRGDAWIGLRNDGPAKWLWSDGSGEPLPLLWIAGQPDFSGGCVDTIASGWNDYNCTTTRRNLVCEDAQVPYYHPQPDLWEWTAARDHCRSLGMKLPKIKGMPDIAPILTPSLHVSVWIGLFWDRWAWSDESTSSLRYWTLGEPASLQGCAIVNVTDQGRWYEKQCETEMPFVCQGVGNLRRVLIKLKMESDGDLDRSAAGAQLLKQLEAQFRSQGISDFQLSWKGDIRRQDEINENPAAESHGTGPCDKRKWND; this is encoded by the exons ATGACAACGACGGATGAATGGACAGCGTCTGGTAAGAGG GCTTCATTAACAGACCATCAGACCATGTTTCGCGTGCGAGTCTCCGCCTTCCGTCTCATTG ggATTTTCATGCTTTTAAGTATGACAGAATCAA cctccccagAGTACCACTACTACAACCAAATCCTGAGCTGGAGCGACGCGCGGAGCTTCTGTCGGAGTAAGCACAGCGACCTGGCCACCGTGACCTCCATGGAGGAGGCCCAGCTCCTGGCCCAGACCACCGCCGGCCGGGGCGACGCCTGGATCGGCCTCCGTAACGACGGACCCGCCAAGTGGCTGTGGTCGGACGGAAGCGGAGAGCCGCTTCCTTTGTTGTGGATTGCAGGGCAGCCCGACTTTTCGGGTGGCTGTGTAGACACGATCGCATCGGGCTGGAACGATTACAATTGTACTACGACGAGACGTAATCTTGTGTGCGAAGATG CACAGGTGCCGTACTATCACCCTCAGCCCGATTTGTGGGAATGGACCGCTGCCCGGGATCATTGCAGAAGCCTAGGTATGAAACTACCCAAAATCAAAGGCATGCCAGATATAGCGCCAATCCTCACTCCGTCGCTCCATGTCTCCGTCTGGATCGGCCTCTTCTGGGACCGGTGGGCGTGGTCCGACGAGAGCACCTCCTCCCTCAGGTACTGGACGTTGGGCGAGCCGGCCAGCCTCCAGGGCTGTGCGATTGTCAACGTTACGGACCAGGGCCGGTGGTACGAGAAGCAGTGCGAGACCGAGATGCCTTTCGTCTGCCAGGGCG TTGGGAACTTGCGGAGGGTGCTGATCAAGTTAAAGATGGAGTCGGATGGTGACCTCGATCGCTCAGCCGCCGGTGCTCAACTCCTGAAGCAG ctCGAGGCGCAGTTCAGAAGTCAGGGGATATCAGATTTCCAACTCAGCTGGAAGGGCGACATCCGTCGTCAGGATGAGATCAACGAGAATCCTGCAGCCGAGAGCCACGGTACAGGTCCCTGCGATAAACGGAAATGG AATGACTGA
- the LOC130370361 gene encoding C-type mannose receptor 2-like isoform X1: protein MTTTDEWTASGKRASLTDHQTMFRVRVSAFRLIGIFMLLSMTESTSPEYHYYNQILSWSDARSFCRSKHSDLATVTSMEEAQLLAQTTAGRGDAWIGLRNDGPAKWLWSDGSGEPLPLLWIAGQPDFSGGCVDTIASGWNDYNCTTTRRNLVCEDAQVPYYHPQPDLWEWTAARDHCRSLGMKLPKIKGMPDIAPILTPSLHVSVWIGLFWDRWAWSDESTSSLRYWTLGEPASLQGCAIVNVTDQGRWYEKQCETEMPFVCQGVGNLRRVLIKLKMESDGDLDRSAAGAQLLKQLEAQFRSQGISDFQLSWKGDIRRQDEINENPAAESHGTGPCDKRKWDEEDVSQCTN, encoded by the exons ATGACAACGACGGATGAATGGACAGCGTCTGGTAAGAGG GCTTCATTAACAGACCATCAGACCATGTTTCGCGTGCGAGTCTCCGCCTTCCGTCTCATTG ggATTTTCATGCTTTTAAGTATGACAGAATCAA cctccccagAGTACCACTACTACAACCAAATCCTGAGCTGGAGCGACGCGCGGAGCTTCTGTCGGAGTAAGCACAGCGACCTGGCCACCGTGACCTCCATGGAGGAGGCCCAGCTCCTGGCCCAGACCACCGCCGGCCGGGGCGACGCCTGGATCGGCCTCCGTAACGACGGACCCGCCAAGTGGCTGTGGTCGGACGGAAGCGGAGAGCCGCTTCCTTTGTTGTGGATTGCAGGGCAGCCCGACTTTTCGGGTGGCTGTGTAGACACGATCGCATCGGGCTGGAACGATTACAATTGTACTACGACGAGACGTAATCTTGTGTGCGAAGATG CACAGGTGCCGTACTATCACCCTCAGCCCGATTTGTGGGAATGGACCGCTGCCCGGGATCATTGCAGAAGCCTAGGTATGAAACTACCCAAAATCAAAGGCATGCCAGATATAGCGCCAATCCTCACTCCGTCGCTCCATGTCTCCGTCTGGATCGGCCTCTTCTGGGACCGGTGGGCGTGGTCCGACGAGAGCACCTCCTCCCTCAGGTACTGGACGTTGGGCGAGCCGGCCAGCCTCCAGGGCTGTGCGATTGTCAACGTTACGGACCAGGGCCGGTGGTACGAGAAGCAGTGCGAGACCGAGATGCCTTTCGTCTGCCAGGGCG TTGGGAACTTGCGGAGGGTGCTGATCAAGTTAAAGATGGAGTCGGATGGTGACCTCGATCGCTCAGCCGCCGGTGCTCAACTCCTGAAGCAG ctCGAGGCGCAGTTCAGAAGTCAGGGGATATCAGATTTCCAACTCAGCTGGAAGGGCGACATCCGTCGTCAGGATGAGATCAACGAGAATCCTGCAGCCGAGAGCCACGGTACAGGTCCCTGCGATAAACGGAAATGG GATGAGGAAGATGTTTCACAATGCACAAACTAA
- the LOC130370361 gene encoding C-type mannose receptor 2-like isoform X2, producing the protein MNGQRLASLTDHQTMFRVRVSAFRLIGIFMLLSMTESTSPEYHYYNQILSWSDARSFCRSKHSDLATVTSMEEAQLLAQTTAGRGDAWIGLRNDGPAKWLWSDGSGEPLPLLWIAGQPDFSGGCVDTIASGWNDYNCTTTRRNLVCEDAQVPYYHPQPDLWEWTAARDHCRSLGMKLPKIKGMPDIAPILTPSLHVSVWIGLFWDRWAWSDESTSSLRYWTLGEPASLQGCAIVNVTDQGRWYEKQCETEMPFVCQGVGNLRRVLIKLKMESDGDLDRSAAGAQLLKQLEAQFRSQGISDFQLSWKGDIRRQDEINENPAAESHGTGPCDKRKWDEEDVSQCTN; encoded by the exons ATGAATGGACAGCGTCTG GCTTCATTAACAGACCATCAGACCATGTTTCGCGTGCGAGTCTCCGCCTTCCGTCTCATTG ggATTTTCATGCTTTTAAGTATGACAGAATCAA cctccccagAGTACCACTACTACAACCAAATCCTGAGCTGGAGCGACGCGCGGAGCTTCTGTCGGAGTAAGCACAGCGACCTGGCCACCGTGACCTCCATGGAGGAGGCCCAGCTCCTGGCCCAGACCACCGCCGGCCGGGGCGACGCCTGGATCGGCCTCCGTAACGACGGACCCGCCAAGTGGCTGTGGTCGGACGGAAGCGGAGAGCCGCTTCCTTTGTTGTGGATTGCAGGGCAGCCCGACTTTTCGGGTGGCTGTGTAGACACGATCGCATCGGGCTGGAACGATTACAATTGTACTACGACGAGACGTAATCTTGTGTGCGAAGATG CACAGGTGCCGTACTATCACCCTCAGCCCGATTTGTGGGAATGGACCGCTGCCCGGGATCATTGCAGAAGCCTAGGTATGAAACTACCCAAAATCAAAGGCATGCCAGATATAGCGCCAATCCTCACTCCGTCGCTCCATGTCTCCGTCTGGATCGGCCTCTTCTGGGACCGGTGGGCGTGGTCCGACGAGAGCACCTCCTCCCTCAGGTACTGGACGTTGGGCGAGCCGGCCAGCCTCCAGGGCTGTGCGATTGTCAACGTTACGGACCAGGGCCGGTGGTACGAGAAGCAGTGCGAGACCGAGATGCCTTTCGTCTGCCAGGGCG TTGGGAACTTGCGGAGGGTGCTGATCAAGTTAAAGATGGAGTCGGATGGTGACCTCGATCGCTCAGCCGCCGGTGCTCAACTCCTGAAGCAG ctCGAGGCGCAGTTCAGAAGTCAGGGGATATCAGATTTCCAACTCAGCTGGAAGGGCGACATCCGTCGTCAGGATGAGATCAACGAGAATCCTGCAGCCGAGAGCCACGGTACAGGTCCCTGCGATAAACGGAAATGG GATGAGGAAGATGTTTCACAATGCACAAACTAA
- the LOC130370361 gene encoding C-type mannose receptor 2-like isoform X4, whose translation MTTTDEWTASGKRASLTDHQTMFRVRVSAFRLIASPEYHYYNQILSWSDARSFCRSKHSDLATVTSMEEAQLLAQTTAGRGDAWIGLRNDGPAKWLWSDGSGEPLPLLWIAGQPDFSGGCVDTIASGWNDYNCTTTRRNLVCEDAQVPYYHPQPDLWEWTAARDHCRSLGMKLPKIKGMPDIAPILTPSLHVSVWIGLFWDRWAWSDESTSSLRYWTLGEPASLQGCAIVNVTDQGRWYEKQCETEMPFVCQGVGNLRRVLIKLKMESDGDLDRSAAGAQLLKQLEAQFRSQGISDFQLSWKGDIRRQDEINENPAAESHGTGPCDKRKWDEEDVSQCTN comes from the exons ATGACAACGACGGATGAATGGACAGCGTCTGGTAAGAGG GCTTCATTAACAGACCATCAGACCATGTTTCGCGTGCGAGTCTCCGCCTTCCGTCTCATTG cctccccagAGTACCACTACTACAACCAAATCCTGAGCTGGAGCGACGCGCGGAGCTTCTGTCGGAGTAAGCACAGCGACCTGGCCACCGTGACCTCCATGGAGGAGGCCCAGCTCCTGGCCCAGACCACCGCCGGCCGGGGCGACGCCTGGATCGGCCTCCGTAACGACGGACCCGCCAAGTGGCTGTGGTCGGACGGAAGCGGAGAGCCGCTTCCTTTGTTGTGGATTGCAGGGCAGCCCGACTTTTCGGGTGGCTGTGTAGACACGATCGCATCGGGCTGGAACGATTACAATTGTACTACGACGAGACGTAATCTTGTGTGCGAAGATG CACAGGTGCCGTACTATCACCCTCAGCCCGATTTGTGGGAATGGACCGCTGCCCGGGATCATTGCAGAAGCCTAGGTATGAAACTACCCAAAATCAAAGGCATGCCAGATATAGCGCCAATCCTCACTCCGTCGCTCCATGTCTCCGTCTGGATCGGCCTCTTCTGGGACCGGTGGGCGTGGTCCGACGAGAGCACCTCCTCCCTCAGGTACTGGACGTTGGGCGAGCCGGCCAGCCTCCAGGGCTGTGCGATTGTCAACGTTACGGACCAGGGCCGGTGGTACGAGAAGCAGTGCGAGACCGAGATGCCTTTCGTCTGCCAGGGCG TTGGGAACTTGCGGAGGGTGCTGATCAAGTTAAAGATGGAGTCGGATGGTGACCTCGATCGCTCAGCCGCCGGTGCTCAACTCCTGAAGCAG ctCGAGGCGCAGTTCAGAAGTCAGGGGATATCAGATTTCCAACTCAGCTGGAAGGGCGACATCCGTCGTCAGGATGAGATCAACGAGAATCCTGCAGCCGAGAGCCACGGTACAGGTCCCTGCGATAAACGGAAATGG GATGAGGAAGATGTTTCACAATGCACAAACTAA
- the LOC130370361 gene encoding C-type mannose receptor 2-like isoform X5, translated as MFRVRVSAFRLIGIFMLLSMTESTSPEYHYYNQILSWSDARSFCRSKHSDLATVTSMEEAQLLAQTTAGRGDAWIGLRNDGPAKWLWSDGSGEPLPLLWIAGQPDFSGGCVDTIASGWNDYNCTTTRRNLVCEDAQVPYYHPQPDLWEWTAARDHCRSLGMKLPKIKGMPDIAPILTPSLHVSVWIGLFWDRWAWSDESTSSLRYWTLGEPASLQGCAIVNVTDQGRWYEKQCETEMPFVCQGVGNLRRVLIKLKMESDGDLDRSAAGAQLLKQLEAQFRSQGISDFQLSWKGDIRRQDEINENPAAESHGTGPCDKRKWDEEDVSQCTN; from the exons ATGTTTCGCGTGCGAGTCTCCGCCTTCCGTCTCATTG ggATTTTCATGCTTTTAAGTATGACAGAATCAA cctccccagAGTACCACTACTACAACCAAATCCTGAGCTGGAGCGACGCGCGGAGCTTCTGTCGGAGTAAGCACAGCGACCTGGCCACCGTGACCTCCATGGAGGAGGCCCAGCTCCTGGCCCAGACCACCGCCGGCCGGGGCGACGCCTGGATCGGCCTCCGTAACGACGGACCCGCCAAGTGGCTGTGGTCGGACGGAAGCGGAGAGCCGCTTCCTTTGTTGTGGATTGCAGGGCAGCCCGACTTTTCGGGTGGCTGTGTAGACACGATCGCATCGGGCTGGAACGATTACAATTGTACTACGACGAGACGTAATCTTGTGTGCGAAGATG CACAGGTGCCGTACTATCACCCTCAGCCCGATTTGTGGGAATGGACCGCTGCCCGGGATCATTGCAGAAGCCTAGGTATGAAACTACCCAAAATCAAAGGCATGCCAGATATAGCGCCAATCCTCACTCCGTCGCTCCATGTCTCCGTCTGGATCGGCCTCTTCTGGGACCGGTGGGCGTGGTCCGACGAGAGCACCTCCTCCCTCAGGTACTGGACGTTGGGCGAGCCGGCCAGCCTCCAGGGCTGTGCGATTGTCAACGTTACGGACCAGGGCCGGTGGTACGAGAAGCAGTGCGAGACCGAGATGCCTTTCGTCTGCCAGGGCG TTGGGAACTTGCGGAGGGTGCTGATCAAGTTAAAGATGGAGTCGGATGGTGACCTCGATCGCTCAGCCGCCGGTGCTCAACTCCTGAAGCAG ctCGAGGCGCAGTTCAGAAGTCAGGGGATATCAGATTTCCAACTCAGCTGGAAGGGCGACATCCGTCGTCAGGATGAGATCAACGAGAATCCTGCAGCCGAGAGCCACGGTACAGGTCCCTGCGATAAACGGAAATGG GATGAGGAAGATGTTTCACAATGCACAAACTAA